A region of the Stieleria neptunia genome:
GGTCGACCAGTTGATGGCCGAAGTGCAAGGCGTTTCGACTCGATTCCCGTCCCTGGAACTCGCGATCGAGGGGCACTCACTGGCCTGGTCGCGGGACGGCATTCAGCTGCCGGCCGATCGCAACGTCAAGACGGTTTTTGAACGCATGTTCGTGGGTGAACGAGGTGGCAAGGACGTCGTGCGCCGGCGTCTGAATCGCCGCGGCAGTATTCTGGATGCGGTGATGGATGACGCCCGGCGTGTGAACCAGAAAATGGGCTCGGCCGATCGCAGCAAGCTAGACGAGTATCTGACCGCCGTTCGCCAAGTGGAAATCCGCACCGACCGGGCGGATGCCTGGCTGGACGTCCCCCGCCCCGGACTGCCGCGGGGAGCTGCAGATCGCTTCACCGCGAAAATGGACATCAGCCGGGTTCAAGAATACCACCGAATCTTCTTTGACCTGATGGTTCTGGCGCTGCGCACCGATATGACCCGCGTCATCACCTGCATGATCTGCAGCGAATCCAACGGCGGGGCGATTCCGGACATCGGCATCTCGCAGACCCGGCACGGTTTGTCGCATCACAACGGCGACCCCGAGCAACTGCGTCGACTCACGCAAACGGACACGTTCCTTGTCGAGCAATTGAGCTATTTCCTGGACCAGTTGAAAGCACACCGGGAGGACGACGGCAGCTTGCTGGACACCACGCAGGTGCTCTGGGGCAGCGGCATGTCCTACGGCCACAGCCACGGAAATGCCAACCTGCCCACGATCCTGGCCGGGGGCCGCAAGCTCGGATGGAAGCACGGCCAGCACCTCGATTTCAATTTACCGGTCATCGGGCAATACAACGTCGCCGACGCCGGCGCCCACTACAAGATTTGCGGCCGGCCGGTCGACAGCAACGCGCACCTCAGCAATCTGTTCCTGACGATGTTGCACCGCGCGGACGTCGAAGTCGATCAGTTTCAGGACAGCCTGGGTACGATCTCGGAGATCGTGGCATGAGGATGGTGCGGACACTGCGATTCCTGTTGCCGGCGGTTGTCGCAGCAACGGTTGTCATTGCCGCGGTTGTGATTGCGGCGGCGGGAGCGGCGGCGCTGGCGGACGACGCGGCCCCCCGATTCCGCACCGATGAAAACCAGGACAAGGACCTGCCGTGGTATCAACCGGTCAAGGGCGAGTTTCCGCCTGAGGGCTCGGCGCACGCCATCAAGGGTGAATTGATCTGGGTCGATCACGCCGAGCGCGAGCTGCACATTCGCGTGGATCGGGATGATTCACAGGGCGCCGGTGTCAAGGATCTGCCGCTGTTGCTGACGATGCTGCCCTACGGTTCGATCCAATACAACGGCCAGCCGGCGGCGCTTCAAGACATTCCGCTGGGCACCCATCTTCATACCTGGTGTTACCCGACCGACCCGGACGACACTCGTCCGCCGATTGCGAGACGTCACAATCGGATTTCTCCGGAAGCGGCGTTCCGGCAATGCATTCGGATCGAAGATGACTTCAGTTACCACGCGCGGCGCGATCAGGTCTGGAGAGTTGACGAAGTCGATCAGGAGACGATGAAACTGAAGGCGACGTTGCTGAGCGACGGTCAACCGCAAGGCGACACCAGACTGTTCGATCTGCTTGAAAGCACGGTGGTTTAC
Encoded here:
- a CDS encoding DUF1552 domain-containing protein, which encodes MNIQTKNWRLNRRHVLRGIGASIALPLLDCMAEGGSLPAPTEPKRSVFLYIPNGVNTLTWQIEKAGADFEFTAPLASLQRHRQDVTPISGLHHPMVLGKHHNCDKVWLTGANVPSSGVSFRNTVSVDQLMAEVQGVSTRFPSLELAIEGHSLAWSRDGIQLPADRNVKTVFERMFVGERGGKDVVRRRLNRRGSILDAVMDDARRVNQKMGSADRSKLDEYLTAVRQVEIRTDRADAWLDVPRPGLPRGAADRFTAKMDISRVQEYHRIFFDLMVLALRTDMTRVITCMICSESNGGAIPDIGISQTRHGLSHHNGDPEQLRRLTQTDTFLVEQLSYFLDQLKAHREDDGSLLDTTQVLWGSGMSYGHSHGNANLPTILAGGRKLGWKHGQHLDFNLPVIGQYNVADAGAHYKICGRPVDSNAHLSNLFLTMLHRADVEVDQFQDSLGTISEIVA